The Pirellulimonas nuda genome includes a region encoding these proteins:
- a CDS encoding serine/threonine-protein kinase encodes MSTPSDDTRNEDLAAIRLAQQSIDVQSGDPPDEPGIDPATAIEVAQLASALDVLGRFQVGAAPAEPGEASDPLTIGRFEILGERGRGGFGIVLQAFDPGLQRTVALKVPRPERLLAGHPAADFIREAQLAARLDHPGIVPVYEAQQHGPVWYIASAYCDGPTLGEWLEHDPCKGRTRRAVVDILAQIAEAVQFAHTHGVLHLDLQPENVLLDLDHPGFAPRAMVNDFGLAGTLDGPSPAKQGRVAGTPAFMAPEQRSGHASQIGVATDVYGLGAILNVALRQSEGPERTGVPPLVRGGGPATSLVSRDLEAIAARCTQTDPNERYGSAGEVAADLRRALRGEEVTARPLGVVGSKLRVIRKRPAAVAVATLSVAALMGGAVRWGQQTEAVQTPAAHQVAVRGGSGALQQSLVSLSSMALAGSLAPGPIAARLPTSGLADSILSELREWSESTGCDEDARNALWIVEQNLGGLGGRLPGSDQEFCDGVSAWVEVIRQNPAEPLWRRALVVHLFAYTRAAKGEDWLWWRAESTAGLNALLGNLRGLPELYAMVLVEHAQNEISQNHRRRALPCLVAAAEVLGSQEGADASTDRCLVIDANARLATLACKLNRYDIAENAAQTAVCFAQGSPPPAECSERIRTAACAAYRAESRLRWRDGSPDAALAALACAAAYREAALQADPGSIEKLLSLSLLHHRVGNLHLRHGDDAGAAEAFRQELAIVNQGLAEPHNENPSLLRRRAHAGRLLATCLQASEDSAGAIAALEQAVLDFERAKLNAEVERSVWLAAAEAWQDLARLYREAERPQEAADAYRSSIAVAARGERLLGGHSQLSDTADRGRSGLARVVAADQASPLQSGAGVDL; translated from the coding sequence GTGAGCACGCCTTCCGACGACACGCGGAACGAGGATCTTGCCGCGATCCGGCTCGCCCAACAGAGCATCGACGTGCAGAGCGGCGACCCACCTGACGAACCGGGTATCGACCCTGCCACTGCGATCGAGGTAGCGCAGCTTGCCTCAGCCCTCGACGTGCTCGGCCGCTTTCAGGTCGGGGCGGCGCCGGCAGAACCAGGCGAGGCGTCTGACCCCCTTACGATAGGTCGGTTCGAGATCCTCGGCGAGCGGGGCCGTGGCGGGTTTGGCATCGTGCTGCAGGCGTTCGACCCCGGCCTGCAGCGCACCGTCGCCTTGAAGGTCCCCCGACCTGAGCGTCTCCTGGCCGGGCATCCAGCGGCCGATTTCATCCGCGAGGCCCAGCTCGCGGCGCGGCTCGATCACCCGGGGATCGTCCCGGTTTACGAAGCCCAGCAGCACGGCCCGGTGTGGTACATCGCGTCGGCCTACTGCGACGGGCCAACGCTTGGCGAGTGGCTCGAACACGATCCTTGTAAGGGACGGACGCGTCGCGCCGTGGTGGACATCCTTGCGCAGATCGCCGAAGCGGTTCAGTTTGCGCACACGCACGGGGTCCTCCACCTCGACCTCCAGCCCGAGAACGTGCTGCTGGACCTCGACCACCCCGGCTTCGCCCCGCGTGCGATGGTCAACGACTTCGGCCTGGCCGGCACCCTGGACGGCCCCTCTCCCGCCAAGCAGGGCCGCGTCGCGGGGACCCCGGCGTTCATGGCGCCCGAGCAACGCAGCGGCCACGCATCGCAAATCGGCGTAGCGACCGATGTGTACGGATTGGGGGCGATACTTAACGTTGCGCTGCGTCAGTCGGAGGGCCCAGAACGCACAGGCGTGCCGCCGCTCGTGCGGGGAGGCGGCCCGGCGACCAGCCTGGTTTCGCGAGACCTGGAGGCGATTGCGGCAAGGTGTACGCAGACTGATCCGAACGAGCGTTACGGGTCGGCCGGCGAGGTTGCCGCCGATTTGCGCAGAGCGCTGCGTGGCGAAGAAGTCACCGCGCGGCCGCTAGGGGTTGTCGGATCGAAGTTGCGCGTGATCCGGAAGCGGCCCGCGGCTGTCGCGGTCGCCACGTTATCGGTCGCGGCGTTGATGGGAGGAGCAGTGCGGTGGGGCCAGCAAACAGAGGCCGTGCAGACGCCGGCGGCGCATCAAGTCGCAGTGCGGGGCGGCTCCGGTGCACTTCAACAGTCGCTGGTGAGCCTGTCGTCGATGGCGCTGGCCGGATCGCTTGCGCCCGGCCCCATCGCAGCAAGGCTTCCAACGAGTGGTCTAGCCGACTCGATCTTGAGCGAACTGCGGGAATGGTCCGAATCGACCGGGTGCGACGAGGACGCCCGCAACGCACTTTGGATTGTCGAGCAGAACCTCGGGGGCTTGGGAGGCAGGCTCCCCGGTTCGGACCAAGAGTTTTGCGACGGCGTATCGGCGTGGGTAGAGGTGATCCGACAGAATCCAGCAGAACCGCTTTGGCGCCGGGCGTTGGTAGTGCACTTGTTCGCCTACACCAGAGCCGCGAAGGGGGAGGATTGGCTCTGGTGGCGGGCAGAGTCTACCGCGGGTCTAAACGCCCTGCTAGGAAACCTCCGCGGTTTGCCTGAGCTGTACGCGATGGTGCTTGTAGAACATGCCCAGAACGAGATCTCCCAAAACCACCGCAGACGCGCCCTGCCCTGCCTCGTTGCCGCGGCCGAGGTGCTCGGCTCACAAGAAGGCGCCGATGCTTCTACTGATCGTTGCTTGGTGATCGACGCCAACGCTCGCCTTGCGACGCTTGCGTGCAAGTTGAATCGTTACGATATCGCCGAGAACGCGGCCCAAACAGCCGTCTGCTTCGCGCAGGGTTCGCCCCCGCCGGCAGAGTGCAGCGAACGGATACGCACCGCGGCTTGCGCGGCCTATCGGGCCGAATCGCGGCTCCGCTGGCGCGACGGTTCGCCCGACGCGGCCCTCGCCGCCCTTGCATGTGCGGCCGCCTATCGTGAGGCCGCGCTTCAAGCGGACCCCGGGTCGATTGAGAAGCTTCTTTCGCTCTCTCTGCTTCACCACCGTGTGGGCAATCTGCACTTGCGGCACGGGGACGATGCGGGCGCTGCTGAGGCATTTCGACAAGAACTGGCCATCGTCAACCAGGGGCTCGCCGAACCACACAACGAGAACCCGTCGCTACTGCGCCGCCGCGCTCACGCAGGCAGGCTGCTGGCGACATGCCTTCAGGCTTCCGAGGACTCAGCCGGCGCGATCGCGGCGTTGGAGCAGGCGGTGCTGGATTTCGAGCGGGCCAAGCTGAACGCGGAAGTAGAACGCTCGGTATGGTTGGCGGCGGCGGAGGCCTGGCAGGACTTGGCGAGACTCTACCGAGAAGCGGAGCGCCCGCAAGAAGCCGCGGACGCTTACAGGTCTTCGATCGCGGTTGCCGCTCGCGGTGAGCGCTTGTTGGGGGGGCACAGCCAGCTATCTGACACGGCCGACCGCGGCCGGAGCGGACTGGCGCGCGTCGTGGCGGCGGACCAGGCGTCGCCCCTCCAGAGCGGAGCGGGTGTCGATTTGTAG
- a CDS encoding efflux RND transporter periplasmic adaptor subunit, with translation MRLLPLPAILVSLGLAILAGCDKPAQKEHEEAHKILVTRPVVKDVVSTQQYVCQIHSWRHIEVCALEGGYLEKISVQEGQAVKEGDLLFKILPVLYQARLNSEIAEAQLAQIELDNTQRLYQQNVVAQPEVALAKAKLAKAQSKVDLTRAELDFATIEAPFEGIIDTQRMQQGSLIAEGDVLTTLSDNNVMWVYFNVPEARYLEYEAGKNREALKIELMLANGEKFPYEGKIGAIEADFNNETGNIAFRADFPNPDHLLRHGQTGTVLVSHVVKDAVVIPQRATYEILAKKYAYVVGDAGEGEETEGKAMEETGHAAHAEPVGGASHSAGNEQVSKKSAEQHSDHQASGHEAGNDLQEGVVHQREIVILSEQDDIYLINEGLNASDKIVLEGIRQVRDGEAVEYEFRAPEEVLEHLKYKAE, from the coding sequence ATGAGATTATTACCGCTGCCGGCCATCCTTGTGTCGCTGGGCCTGGCGATCCTTGCTGGCTGCGACAAACCCGCGCAAAAGGAGCACGAAGAGGCCCACAAAATTCTGGTCACCCGCCCGGTGGTGAAGGATGTCGTCAGCACGCAGCAGTACGTCTGCCAGATCCACTCGTGGCGCCATATTGAGGTCTGCGCCCTGGAGGGGGGCTACCTCGAGAAGATCTCAGTGCAAGAGGGCCAAGCGGTCAAGGAGGGCGACCTGCTGTTCAAGATCCTCCCGGTCCTCTATCAGGCGCGGCTGAACTCAGAGATCGCCGAGGCCCAGCTTGCGCAGATCGAGCTGGACAACACTCAGCGGTTGTATCAACAGAACGTCGTCGCGCAGCCCGAGGTGGCGCTCGCAAAGGCCAAGCTGGCGAAAGCCCAGTCCAAGGTCGACCTGACTCGGGCCGAGCTCGACTTCGCCACGATCGAGGCGCCGTTTGAGGGCATCATCGACACGCAGCGCATGCAGCAGGGGAGCCTGATCGCGGAGGGGGACGTGCTCACGACGTTGTCGGACAACAACGTGATGTGGGTCTACTTCAACGTCCCCGAGGCCCGCTACCTGGAGTACGAGGCCGGCAAGAACCGGGAGGCGCTCAAGATCGAGCTCATGCTCGCCAACGGCGAGAAGTTCCCGTACGAGGGCAAGATCGGGGCCATCGAGGCGGACTTCAACAACGAGACCGGCAACATCGCCTTCCGCGCCGACTTCCCCAACCCGGACCACCTGCTGCGTCACGGTCAAACCGGCACCGTGCTGGTGAGCCACGTGGTGAAGGACGCCGTAGTGATCCCCCAGCGGGCCACATACGAGATCCTCGCCAAGAAGTACGCGTACGTGGTGGGGGACGCAGGCGAAGGGGAAGAGACGGAGGGGAAAGCGATGGAGGAGACGGGGCACGCAGCGCACGCCGAACCGGTCGGGGGCGCAAGCCACAGCGCCGGCAACGAGCAAGTCTCTAAGAAGAGTGCGGAGCAGCATTCCGACCACCAGGCCTCCGGTCATGAAGCCGGAAATGACCTACAAGAAGGCGTGGTCCACCAGCGCGAAATCGTCATCCTCAGCGAACAGGACGACATCTACTTGATCAACGAGGGGCTCAACGCCAGCGACAAGATCGTTCTCGAGGGGATCCGGCAGGTGCGCGACGGGGAGGCCGTGGAATACGAGTTCCGCGCTCCCGAAGAGGTTCTTGAGCACCTGAAATACAAAGCAGAATAG
- a CDS encoding sigma-70 family RNA polymerase sigma factor, producing the protein MESGSSIQHEPEPSARSRWFHRAAALEPGAIDQLFTLYRPLMLKLANDRLQGPIRRKVAPSDVVQTTVMKALEAFPKQRFGGRRQFVAWLRTLLRNEAIDVQRRYCCSQRRDIARETPLCNAETKDWLARISASVSCGGVGGLGTETSIDALLAAMDRLPAHYRLVLRLRYYDRLRFDAIAEKLERSSNATRMLHQRALAKLLAETSRGLGLSPSASQPEVKR; encoded by the coding sequence TTGGAATCAGGTTCTTCCATTCAGCACGAGCCCGAGCCGTCCGCGAGGTCGCGCTGGTTTCATCGCGCCGCGGCGCTGGAGCCGGGGGCGATCGACCAACTGTTCACGCTCTACCGTCCGCTGATGTTGAAGCTGGCGAACGACCGGCTCCAGGGGCCGATCCGTCGCAAGGTCGCCCCCTCGGACGTGGTTCAGACGACGGTGATGAAGGCGCTCGAGGCGTTTCCGAAACAGCGGTTCGGCGGGAGGCGGCAGTTCGTCGCTTGGCTTCGGACGCTGCTGCGGAACGAGGCGATCGACGTGCAGCGTAGGTATTGCTGTTCACAGCGGCGTGACATCGCGCGCGAAACGCCCCTTTGCAACGCAGAGACCAAGGACTGGCTAGCGAGGATTTCCGCCAGTGTCTCCTGCGGTGGCGTGGGGGGGCTCGGGACAGAGACCAGCATCGACGCCTTGTTGGCCGCAATGGACCGCCTGCCGGCGCACTACCGCCTGGTGCTCCGGCTGCGTTACTACGACCGTCTGCGTTTCGACGCCATCGCAGAGAAGCTCGAACGAAGCTCCAACGCCACTCGGATGCTGCACCAACGGGCCCTAGCAAAGTTGTTGGCAGAGACATCGCGGGGGCTCGGACTCTCGCCGTCCGCCAGCCAGCCGGAGGTGAAGCGGTGA
- a CDS encoding AI-2E family transporter produces the protein MKNEYEPAEAAGMEAVVAELRWQGRCLSVLAAATVGVLLYLLRPVLVPFVVALFFTVGLKPILDLLQRSLLPSRIAAVAAAFLLGLVLLLALGGAVASSIDQLATNDAYQRRAAAAAKQLATFADRFNLLPPADGDEDKTSLNRLQLAARRGAKTAQDWLLGGMVSLFGSLGVVLIYMLFLLLGASQSANQDSELWRMVEGKLREYIVLKTVISVGTGVAVWMVLALFQVPLALLLGMLTFLLNYIPNFGPLATCVLPLPLIWLHPDLSLASMIAASVLSCGVQLVGGNIVEPRMMGSSFDLHPIVVLLSLMVWYAIWGFVGMLLAVPMTAALKGVLQRIERTEPVARLLAGDLTALSVGSRVA, from the coding sequence GTGAAGAATGAGTACGAGCCGGCAGAAGCGGCAGGGATGGAGGCGGTAGTTGCCGAGCTCCGCTGGCAGGGCCGATGTCTCTCGGTGCTGGCCGCGGCCACGGTCGGCGTCCTGCTATATCTCCTCCGCCCGGTGCTCGTCCCGTTCGTCGTGGCCCTCTTTTTTACTGTAGGGCTGAAGCCGATCCTCGATCTGCTGCAGCGTAGCCTGCTGCCGAGCCGGATCGCCGCGGTCGCCGCCGCGTTCTTGCTGGGGCTGGTTCTGCTGTTGGCGCTCGGCGGCGCGGTCGCTTCATCGATCGATCAGCTCGCCACCAACGATGCCTACCAACGCCGCGCCGCCGCGGCGGCCAAGCAGCTTGCGACTTTCGCCGATCGATTTAATCTTCTGCCGCCGGCCGATGGCGACGAGGACAAGACCAGCCTTAACCGACTGCAGCTCGCCGCCCGCCGGGGGGCGAAGACGGCTCAAGACTGGCTGCTCGGCGGCATGGTGTCGCTCTTCGGATCGCTCGGTGTCGTGCTGATCTACATGCTCTTCCTGCTGCTGGGGGCAAGCCAGTCCGCCAACCAAGACAGCGAGCTGTGGCGAATGGTCGAAGGCAAGCTGCGCGAGTATATCGTGCTGAAGACCGTCATCTCCGTCGGCACCGGGGTGGCTGTATGGATGGTGCTCGCCCTTTTTCAGGTGCCGCTGGCGCTGTTGCTGGGGATGCTCACCTTTCTGCTGAACTACATCCCCAACTTTGGCCCCTTGGCGACGTGCGTTCTGCCCCTACCGCTTATCTGGCTGCACCCGGACCTCAGCCTCGCGTCTATGATCGCCGCCAGCGTCTTGTCGTGCGGCGTGCAACTAGTCGGCGGCAACATCGTCGAGCCGCGCATGATGGGCTCTTCGTTCGACCTGCACCCGATCGTCGTGCTGCTTTCTCTGATGGTGTGGTACGCCATCTGGGGCTTTGTCGGGATGCTCCTGGCGGTGCCGATGACCGCCGCGCTCAAAGGGGTCCTGCAGCGTATCGAGCGGACCGAACCGGTCGCACGCCTGTTGGCCGGCGACTTGACCGCCCTGTCGGTTGGCAGCCGCGTCGCCTGA
- a CDS encoding efflux RND transporter permease subunit translates to MFARILHRPALAIVISLIILFMGGLAIVTLPISQFPDVAPPSVVVSVSFPGASAKVLIDSVLVILEQSINGVQDMRYMISDATSAGEATIQIIFEPGTDPNVAVLNVNNRVQAVKNNLPPIVDREGIIVMQNMSSMLMYVNVYSTDKNVDQNFLYNYANVNILPEIKRIQGVARPTILGNRAYAMRVELNLERMRAYSVSAEDVQEALAEQSMIGSPGRLGQATGSTSQTIEYVLTWLGRYDKPEQYENIILKAKPDGEILRLKDVAEVSLGSSFYDLYSDIDGDPSAAIVLKQTPGSNATDVIERVKEKLDEIKEASFPPGMDYEISYDVSSFLDASIEKVLHTLLEAFVLVSLVVYLFLGDLRSTLIPTLAVPVSLIGAFFFMLAFGLSINLITLFALVLAIGVVVDDAIVVVEAVHEKMHTKHLGPYQATQEVMHEISGAIIAITMTMTAVFIPVTFMTGPVGVFYRQFGLTMAMSIVLSGLVALTLTPVLCAMILKPHDPNKKTSYNPLTLFLRAFDGVVVKVTNGYGWILRGIVKQRLLTLLIVAAFGAGIVAVNTVLPSGFIPLEDQGIIYGIIQTPPGSTLEYTNSKSHELQAICEELEEITSVSSIAGYEVLTQGRGSNAGTCIINLKPWADRELTSKQIIEELEEKGRDIANVKLEFYEPPAVPGFGAAGGFSLNLLDKTNSGDYETMGEVTDKFLAALAERPELKGLFTFFASDYPQYELVINNDVAMQKGVSIGDAMNNLSIVVGSTWEQGFVRFGQFYKVYVQAAPEFRRYPEDFESMFVKNDKGEMVPYSAFMKLKKQQGMNEISRYNLYTTAAIQGAPASGYSTGQAIAAIQEVAAQTLPRGFDIDWQGLSYDEAKKGNTAIYIFLIVVMFVYLVLVGQYESFLLPLAVIISLPVGLFGSFLFLKAMGLSNDVYAQIGLVMLVGLLGKNAILIVEFAVQRREEGVSLVDAAIEGGKLRFRPILMTSFAFIAGMVPLVRATGPGAIGNRTIGTTAVGGMLVGTIVGVLVIPGLYYIFARMADGKKLLKDETHQPLSERFEHVAHEVHGALDADATEEP, encoded by the coding sequence ATGTTTGCACGCATCCTGCATCGGCCCGCGCTGGCGATCGTGATCTCGCTGATCATCCTGTTCATGGGTGGTCTGGCGATCGTGACGCTACCCATCTCGCAGTTCCCCGACGTCGCGCCGCCGAGCGTGGTGGTCTCCGTCTCGTTCCCCGGCGCCAGCGCCAAGGTGTTGATCGACTCGGTGCTAGTGATCCTGGAGCAGTCGATCAACGGCGTCCAGGACATGCGGTACATGATCTCCGACGCCACCAGCGCCGGCGAAGCGACGATCCAGATTATCTTCGAGCCGGGCACGGACCCCAACGTGGCGGTCTTGAACGTGAACAACCGCGTTCAGGCGGTGAAGAACAACCTCCCCCCCATCGTCGACCGGGAGGGGATCATCGTCATGCAGAACATGTCTAGCATGCTGATGTACGTGAACGTCTACAGCACCGACAAGAACGTCGACCAGAACTTTCTTTACAACTACGCCAACGTCAACATCCTGCCGGAGATCAAGCGGATCCAGGGGGTCGCCCGGCCCACCATCCTCGGCAACCGCGCCTACGCGATGCGGGTCGAGCTGAACCTGGAACGCATGCGCGCCTACAGCGTTTCTGCGGAGGACGTGCAGGAGGCGCTGGCCGAGCAGAGCATGATCGGTTCGCCCGGGCGGCTGGGCCAGGCCACCGGGTCAACGTCGCAGACCATCGAGTACGTGCTCACCTGGCTGGGACGCTACGACAAGCCGGAGCAGTACGAGAACATCATCCTGAAGGCCAAGCCCGACGGCGAGATCCTGCGGCTCAAGGACGTCGCCGAGGTCTCGCTCGGCTCGTCGTTCTACGACCTCTACTCCGATATCGACGGCGACCCCTCGGCCGCCATCGTGCTCAAGCAAACGCCCGGCTCTAACGCCACCGACGTGATCGAGCGGGTCAAGGAGAAGCTCGACGAGATCAAAGAGGCGTCGTTCCCCCCCGGCATGGACTACGAAATCAGCTACGACGTCTCCAGCTTCCTCGACGCGTCTATCGAGAAGGTGCTGCACACCCTGCTGGAGGCCTTTGTGCTGGTCTCGCTGGTGGTGTATTTGTTCCTCGGCGACCTCCGCAGCACGTTGATCCCCACGCTCGCGGTGCCCGTGTCGCTGATCGGCGCCTTCTTCTTTATGCTGGCGTTCGGCCTGTCCATCAACCTGATCACGCTGTTTGCGCTCGTGCTGGCCATCGGCGTGGTGGTGGACGACGCGATCGTGGTGGTCGAGGCGGTGCACGAGAAGATGCACACCAAGCACCTCGGGCCCTATCAAGCGACCCAAGAGGTGATGCACGAGATCAGCGGCGCCATCATCGCCATCACCATGACGATGACCGCGGTGTTCATCCCGGTGACCTTCATGACGGGGCCGGTCGGCGTGTTCTACCGCCAGTTCGGCCTGACGATGGCCATGTCCATCGTCCTCTCCGGCCTCGTGGCGCTGACGCTCACGCCGGTGCTGTGCGCGATGATCCTGAAGCCCCACGACCCAAACAAAAAGACGAGCTACAACCCGCTTACGTTGTTCTTGCGTGCGTTCGACGGCGTCGTGGTCAAGGTCACCAACGGGTACGGCTGGATCCTGCGCGGGATCGTCAAGCAACGGCTGCTGACGCTGCTGATTGTTGCGGCGTTTGGCGCCGGCATTGTGGCAGTGAACACGGTGCTCCCCTCCGGGTTCATCCCGCTGGAGGACCAGGGCATTATCTACGGCATCATCCAGACCCCACCCGGCTCGACGCTTGAGTACACCAACTCCAAGTCGCACGAGCTGCAAGCGATCTGTGAAGAACTGGAAGAGATCACGTCGGTCTCTTCCATCGCCGGATACGAGGTGCTGACTCAGGGCCGTGGATCGAACGCGGGGACCTGCATCATCAACCTGAAGCCGTGGGCCGACCGCGAGCTAACCTCGAAGCAGATCATCGAAGAGCTGGAAGAGAAGGGGCGCGACATCGCCAACGTGAAACTGGAGTTCTACGAGCCCCCCGCGGTCCCCGGCTTCGGGGCCGCCGGCGGGTTCTCGCTCAACCTGCTGGACAAGACCAACAGCGGCGACTACGAGACGATGGGGGAGGTGACCGACAAGTTCCTGGCCGCCTTGGCCGAGCGGCCGGAGCTAAAGGGGTTGTTCACCTTCTTCGCCAGCGACTACCCACAGTACGAGCTGGTGATCAACAACGACGTGGCCATGCAGAAGGGGGTGTCGATCGGCGACGCCATGAACAACCTCTCCATCGTGGTCGGGAGCACCTGGGAGCAGGGATTTGTCCGCTTCGGTCAGTTCTACAAGGTCTACGTCCAGGCCGCTCCTGAGTTCCGGCGATACCCCGAAGACTTCGAGAGCATGTTCGTCAAGAACGACAAGGGAGAGATGGTTCCGTACTCAGCGTTCATGAAACTCAAGAAGCAGCAGGGCATGAACGAGATCAGCCGCTACAACCTGTACACCACCGCGGCGATCCAGGGGGCGCCCGCCAGCGGGTATAGCACCGGCCAGGCGATCGCGGCGATCCAAGAAGTGGCCGCCCAAACGCTGCCGCGCGGCTTCGACATCGACTGGCAGGGCCTCTCCTACGACGAAGCCAAGAAGGGCAACACGGCGATCTACATCTTCTTGATCGTGGTCATGTTTGTGTACTTGGTTTTGGTGGGGCAGTACGAGAGTTTCTTGTTGCCGCTGGCGGTGATCATCTCGCTGCCGGTGGGCTTGTTTGGGTCGTTCTTGTTCCTCAAGGCGATGGGGCTATCGAACGACGTCTACGCCCAGATCGGGCTGGTGATGTTGGTCGGCCTATTGGGCAAGAACGCGATCCTCATCGTCGAGTTTGCCGTCCAGCGGCGCGAAGAAGGGGTGAGCCTAGTGGACGCGGCGATCGAGGGAGGGAAGCTGCGCTTCCGGCCGATTCTGATGACCTCGTTCGCCTTTATCGCCGGCATGGTCCCGCTGGTGCGGGCCACCGGTCCGGGGGCGATCGGCAACCGCACGATCGGCACCACCGCGGTCGGCGGGATGCTCGTGGGCACGATCGTGGGGGTGCTGGTGATCCCCGGCCTTTATTACATCTTCGCAAGGATGGCCGACGGTAAGAAGCTGTTGAAAGACGAAACGCACCAGCCCCTTAGCGAGCGTTTTGAGCACGTCGCCCACGAGGTGCACGGCGCACTCGATGCAGACGCCACCGAGGAGCCGTAA